The Syngnathus acus chromosome 12, fSynAcu1.2, whole genome shotgun sequence genome contains the following window.
AAACTGAACAAAGGaagcaaaccaaaaaaaaataaaaagggaggCgacttctgtttttattcaaagcaaaatgatacGTACATTTACACATGAAGCACACGTGAGATCAGGAGAAGAACATTTAGATAAGAACCAAAAATACCCTGCCCCAATGCAGACGAGCACAATGGTCAGAGCAAAACCAACGGAGTGCTGGCTTGGCTGCCTTGCGTCTACAGCAGCTCGTGGCGACATTTTGGGCGAGAGCTGACGCCAGTAATCAAGCGCGTGATGAAATCAActtagggaaaaaaagataaacatgCTTAACGCTAAAAGCTTTAAATCAAGAACGCAGCATCGGCTCGCTGGAGTTTTCCATGAAGGCGGGCCCTCGCGTGTCCATCGAAGGTGGACGACCGAGAACGCTGTGAGGATCCTGTCCGACGTCGGCGGGAAAGGCACGCATGGTCTCCAAGACCAGGCCGAGGTGCTCCAGGAAGGAGTTGACGGATACGCGAAGGACGCGAGCTTGCTCTGCACGCCACTTCCTGAAAAGGTCACAAGAGGTCACTGGCGGGTGGGCGACGGCAGCCGGGCCGGGCGAAGGCTCCTCACGCGCTGAGCACACTCCCGGCGAGCGTCAGCCGCTTGCGGACGCCTCCTCGCCGGGGCTCGCGGTCGGGACTCAGCGAACGCAGAGCCACAGCGGCCTGGCGCGCCGACTGGAAGGGAACTTGCAGCGAGCTAGGGAAGGGGAGGGTCAAGGAAACGTGTGCGAACGACTCGACGTCAGCGCTCAGGAAAGAAGCCAAGCTCGCTCGCGGAGAATCAGGCCCAGAGACGTCGGAAACGCGATAACTTTATTGCTAGTTTGGCTGAAACTGCAAAGAGAACGCTCGACGCTTCAACATCACTGCAATCCAAGGATACAATTCCAGTTGGCTCGCTTGCTCGCCGCTCTCGGGCGCCGCCATGTTGTTTGTCTGCGGAAGCCTTCTTCGTCCGAGTAATCAGAGCACACTCGTTGCTCGCCCTCCCGCGCGGCCTCCCCCTAGCGGCAGAGCAGACAGCGCACATCGGGTTCGGAggatatttatttcttctgcGCGGTTGAGTGACCGACCACAAATGTATGTATGAAGTTGTGAGCTTGTGGCGGACCTCAGTCCCAGGCCTATAGTTCGGGGTGGGGTGATATGTTTATCCTTTGCCAAATCATACTCGCTTTGTATCTTTGATGACTTCTGACACAAGCTAAAAGTTTCGCTCACAGTTCTTCGTTTTCTTCAACGCGAAGATTTGTGGCAgattcttttctctttttttttttttttttttttttctgaggagGAGCTGTCAAAGTCACCTGTGCGCATGCACGTGTGAGTAGCTCATCCGAGGACGCGCCGACAGAACTTTCTTCCAAATCCTCATTCCAGAAGCGTGCTGAAGTCACAACAAGGAGGTAAGGCAGGCGTTTGTTTAGTcctctttaaaaataaaagttttactTACCGTAATTATTCATGTAAAAtacgcccccgtgcataatacgcaccctaaaaatggcatgtcgatgctgggaaaaagcctgtacccatgtataatacgcacccaaattttgactcttaagtccgtaaacgtaaaattatttcagaaaaaagatcttcgggaacaaccggatgttattctgccggtcaatatcactgcgcatgcgctagcaaactcgatagcgaagaaatgtttcggatttgcgtagggtacattgtgacagcaaacgagcaggtgatcgagcaagcttctgatacgagagcattgtgttcgtatgggggcgtgtttgaagtgaacagcagagaagaaaggaacaaggcaaagtgttgtgaaataaaatattacctgtaataccgtttttttccgtgtataatacgcaaaatttaactaatttattgtcctaaaatctggggtgcgcattatacatgggtacaattttttttaaatttttaaaaaaaattttttttttttttttttaagaaaatcatggtactggtacgagtattgatttatgtattgttctcttcttgtcatgttgtgaaagaatgtgggttgaataaataccgaaagaacaatagtgtgtttgtactgtgctctggtcatttcgtcaaagaagggataatagtcctcttctcttcttgactgacaatgaatgtgatagcttaatacaatcagcaaataacaaaatgcgtattacaggtaatattttatttcacaacactttgccttgttcctttcgtctctgctgttcacttcaaacacgctccatacgaacgcaatgctctcgtatcagacgcttgctcgatcacctgctcgtttgctgtcacaatgtaccctacacaaatccgaaacatttgttgcggctccgagtcacgacgaggggcaagttttggtttccaagggt
Protein-coding sequences here:
- the LOC119131172 gene encoding L antigen family member 3-like, with protein sequence MAAPESGEQASQLEFSLQVPFQSARQAAVALRSLSPDREPRRGGVRKRLTLAGSVLSAKWRAEQARVLRVSVNSFLEHLGLVLETMRAFPADVGQDPHSVLGRPPSMDTRGPAFMENSSEPMLRS